One Gadus morhua chromosome 13, gadMor3.0, whole genome shotgun sequence genomic window carries:
- the LOC115557889 gene encoding caM kinase-like vesicle-associated protein, producing MPFGCLTLGDRKDYNNPSEVTDKYDLGQIVKTEEFCEIFRAKDRNTLKMYTCKKFLKKDGRKVRKAAKNEITILKMVKHHNILQLVDTFETKKEYFLFVEIATGREVFDWILDQGYYSERDTSNVVRQVLEAVAYLHSLKVVHRNLKLENLVYFNRLKHSKIVISDFQLAKMENGLIKDPCGTPEYLAPEVVGRQRYGRPVDCWAIGVIIYILLSGNPPFYNDAEEEEYDNRDKSLFLKILSGDYEFDSPYWDDISDSAKNLVASLLEVDQDQRLTAQEAIGHEWISGNAASDKNIKDGVCAQIEKNFAKAKWKKAVRVTTLMKRLRAPEQGESGASSPTPGAAAGPLTSNSGPAPPTSAPGTASSSTEQASAKEQVPDTDTGVIQAPTVTAARDEEEAGERRNGQTPAQTLGDKTA from the exons ATGCCATTCGGTTGTCTGACACTTGGGGACAGGAAGGATTACAATAATCCCTCAGAGGTGACCGACAAATATGACCTGGGACAGATTGTTAAAAC TGAGGAGTTCTGTGAGATATTCCGGGCAAAGGACAGGAATACCCTCAAAATGTACACCTGTAAAAAGTTCCTTAAAAAGGATGGAAGAAAAGTAAGGAAAGCTGCCAAAAATGAGATTACGATCTTGAAGAT GGTTAAACATCACAACATACTCCAGCTGGTCGATACCTTTGAAACTAAGAAAGAATACTTTCTCTTTGTGGAAAT CGCTACCGGCAGAGAGGTGTTTGACTGGATCCTGGACCAAGGCTATTACTCCGAGAGGGACACCAGTAATGTCGTGAGGCAGGTGTTGGAAGCTGTGGCCTACCTTCACTCTTTGAAAGTAGTCCACAGGAACCTCAAG CTGGAGAATTTGGTGTACTTCAATCGTCTGAAGCACTCAAAAATTGTCATCAGTGACTTTCAATTAGCAAAGATGGAAAATGGACTCATTAAAGACCCATGTGGTACTCCAGAATATCTTG CTCCTGAAGTTGTTGGGCGGCAGAGGTATGGAAGGCCTGTTGACTGCTGGGCCATTGGCGTCATTATCTATATACT TTTGTCAGGAAACCCTCCTTTCTATAACGACGCTGAAGAGGAGGAGTATGACAACCGCGACAAGAGCCTCTTCCTGAAGATCCTGTCAGGGGACTATGAATTTGATTCCCCCTACTGGGATGACATTTCAGACTCTG CCAAAAATCTAGTGGCATCTTTGTTGGAAGTGGATCAAGACCAGCGATTAACCGCACAGGAGGCTATTGGTCATGAATG GATATCTGGGAACGCAGCCTCTGATAAGAATATCAAGGATGGAGTATGTGCACAAATAGAAAAGAACTTTGCTAAAGCCAAGTGGAAG AAAGCTGTGCGGGTGACCACCCTGATGAAGAGACTCCGAGCCCCAGAGCAGGGGGAATCCGGAGCCTCCAGCCCCACCCCAGGGGCTGCGGCGGGACCCCTCACCTCAAACAGCGGCCCCGCTCCTCCCACCTCCGCCCCAGGGACCGCCTCCAGCAGCACGGAGCAGGCTTCCGCTAAGGAGCAGgttccagacacagacactggcGTCATCCAGGCACCCACCGTGACGGCCGCACGTGACGAGGAGGAGGCCGGGGAGAGACGCAACGGGCAGACACCAGCACAAACTCTGGGAGACAAGACGGCTTAA
- the rbm6 gene encoding LOW QUALITY PROTEIN: RNA-binding protein 6 (The sequence of the model RefSeq protein was modified relative to this genomic sequence to represent the inferred CDS: deleted 3 bases in 3 codons) → MWDGPGQGPRGGPPFRGDRRGDMFGGRDGPMPEFRGRDGMNMGPMGNMGQRPHDVPPMDMRRLDGPNTRGRGSEMETHEMRGRGPNRDSFRPGEEPNFNMRRQGEETIQDKLLNQTNFGGRNSPNMEGRGMPSREQNNRFMDMRDRDMRDRDMFPGDMSRFNNQNMDGRRSFPMDRMERNDGFRDMRDRPPEGMDDVDGCRLDLPPRERRMMEFDRRGGPPFQSRGGFDSDMDFRSRPGPENDFRGRDRSPLRFGNNNDRERSRSDMPPDVGNPQRRGLRGPEDSRGEGEFLDGSLMDYRSGEEMTLAEEWKNRNKQKSTSFPNASKGLEGLTDKPGPLAFGREGILPVPSAFKGRDRPLLEFPGKDIGFSRGGPFGAMNLPAVGIKPPLNLPFPGMGPPQGPLTVENKGKPWLDIKDPKLPPSTSILLQRPTYNQEKNLPPPGFKGQSDCYPGTNNTPHNQGPVVSKIATEFQSSNAAQGRDQDYRDIDYRTGSTRPFDFKHEDFQRPDKLLKETKPNPPSKFSDSGSQDQDYRSASMEDKVSNTISIVGIPKTATMEQILGAFVVRDGVSMQGMKIKSVVPGYSYDTAYVEFLNLEDAVHFMESNKGSLKVGHKTASMKYVQPEKNPFAFEPTPSAPQVQKPLLPIPDVPVKDVPKPGLNGSKGDGLMEPPQPAAQWQRSSDMTPEAWQQQVDQQQQQDNQQQAEPWANRNPPRQGPHNSDPIFKESKTMIIKNVKPTTTVETILKCLDPFAYLDEKNVRLVKGKTPGAKCFCFVDMDSHEQVTRLVDLLTKPRPLSIDGVRVYAEVAKPLKNQNFRRDDKPETSLLGYPPPDANMTAQQQQFLQTLQFPQSLPPLPVSGGLQVPGNMLAGGLHPLLPMDSSYNQAVGYGATPALDASYQAAGLQAAGLQVGGLQAAGLQGCGTPGCRTPGCGMPSTLDGSENYVYGSEAPDVSNYLYDATSGFYYDPETTLYYDPGSRYFYNAQTQEYLYWDANTKTYIPVPGGTPAPATETQSVAMTAEVQAILSNPAADAPLEMKKPSEQAVAPPEVPDPDPSPAPAVAAAAAPGPSATGTSPTLTAEEESARREKEGKEEKPRSLAAVKIMKDMERWAKIQNRQKDSVRAASPVLRMGAHDDRRSSKAADAGFAVFERKGSAGDDLFKKPLAPAKKDEKLKRPMGSLGLLASDYGAGSDEEVEEEKTEAPRNLKSQAEDKEDKLTDWKKLACLLCRRQFPNKDALIRHQQLSDLHKQNMEIHLKIKRSKRELEALENQEKELSAKETVTVTVPLRSPEPKKKKHTHHHNAWAGGSRETHKGSDRPGLGCEPVERKKKEPVVWDHATYKQAVRKAMFARFKELD, encoded by the exons ATGTGGGATGGACCTGGGCAAGGACCACGAGGGGGGCCACCCTTTCG TGGTGATCGTCGTGGAGATATGTTTGGGGGCAGAGATGGTCCCATGCCTGAGTTTAGAGGTAGGGATGGCATGAACATGGGTCCAATGGGTAATATGGGCCAAAGACCGCACGATGTACCACCTATGGACATGCGGAGGTTGGATGGGCCTAACACAAGAGGGCGAGGGAGTGAAATGGAAACGCATGAAATGCGTGGTAGAGGTCCAAACCGCGATTCATTCAGACCCGGCGAAGAACCCAACTTCAACatgaggaggcagggggaggaaaCTATCCAAGACAAGCTTTTAAATCAAACAAACTTTGGGGGTAGGAACTCTCCCAACATGGAAGGGAGAGGTATGCCATCACGGGAGCAAAATAACAGGTTCATGGATATGAGGGACAGGGACATGAGAGACAGGGATATGTTCCCTGGAGACATGTCCAGGTTCAACAATCAAAACATGGATGGCAGGAGGTCCTTTCCTATGGACCGGATGGAGAGGAACGATGGCTTTAGGGACATGCGTGACAGGCCTCCGGAGGGCATGGATGACGTGGACGGCTGTCGCCTGGACCTGCCACCTCGTGAGAGGAGGATGATGGAGTTCGATAGAAGAGGGGGACCTCCCTTCCAGTCTAGAGGAGGATTTGATTCAGATATGGACTTCAGGAGTCGTCCCGGACCGGAGAACGACTTTAGGGGTAGGGATCGATCTCCGTTGCGTTTTGGGAACAATAATGATCGGGAGAGATCAAGGTCCGACATGCCCCCGGATGTTGGAAACCCTCAACGACGGGGTTTGAGGGGACCAGAAGATTCACGTGGAGAGGGGGAATTTTTGGATGGTTCACTCATGGACTATAGAAGTGGTGAAGAAATGACTCTCGCTGAAGAATGGAAGAACCGTAACAAGCAGAAAAGCACATCATTTCCCAACGCAAGTAAAGGATTAGAGGGCTTGACAGACAAACCAGGACCTTTAGCTTTTGGTAGAGAGGGAATCTTGCCAGTTCCCTCAGCATTTAAAGGCCGTGATAGGCCATTATTGGAATTCCCTGGAAAAGACATTGGCTTCTCCCGTGGCGGCCCCTTTGGGGCCATGAATCTCCCAGCAGTGGGCATTAAACCACCACTCAACCTTCCTTTCCCAGGAATGGGTCCACCTCAGGGGCCGCTTACTGTAGAGAACAAGGGCAAGCCATGGCTCGATATAAAAGATCCCAAGCTGCCTCCAAGTACATCAATTCTTCTTCAAAGACCCACTTACAATCAAGAGAAAAATCTGCCACCCCCGGGTTTTAAGGGGCAGAGTGATTGTTATCCAGGAACAAATAATACCCCACATAACCAGGGACCTGTGGTCAGCAAGATTGCGACAGAATTTCAAAGTAGCAATGCAGCACAGGGCCGAGACCAGGACTACAGGGACATCGATTATAGAACAGGATCCACAAGACCCTTTGATTTTAAACATGAGGACTTTCAGAGACCTGACAAACTTCTGAAAGAGACCAAACCCAACCCTCCTTCAAAGTTTAGTGACTCTGGCTCTCAG GATCAAGATTACAGGAGTGCATCAATGGAGGACAAAGTTTCCAATACGATATCCATAGTTGGCATCCCAAAGACTGCCACAATGGAGCAG ATTCTTGGTGCCTTTGTTGTTCGCGATGGAGTGTCCATGCAGGGGATGAAAATAAAAAGTGTTGTTCCAG GTTACAGCTACGATACGGCCTATGTGGAGTTTTTAAACCTCGAGGATGCAGTCCACTTCATGGAGTCGAACAAG GGTTCCCTCAAAGTCGGCCATAAAACAGCTTCCATGAAATACGTCCAACCAGAAAAGAATCCCTTCGCTTTC GAACCGACTCCCAGCGCACCCCAGGTCCAGAAGCCGCTGCTGCCCATTCCAGACGTGCCAGTCAAAGACGTGCCAAAGCCCGGCCTGAATGGCTCCAAGGGGGACGGCCTCATGGAGCCCCCCCAGCCCGCGGCCCAGTGGCAGCGGAGCTCGGACATGACCCCGGAGGCCTGGCAGCAGCAGGtggaccagcagcagcagcaggacaaCCAGCAGCAGGCCGAGCCCTGGGCCAACCGCAACCCGCCCCGCCAGGGCCCGCACAACTCTGATCCCATCTTCAAAGAGAGCAAGA CCATGATCATCAAGAACGTGAAGCCCACCACCACA GTGGAGACCATCCTGAAGTGCCTTGATCCCTTTGCCTATCTGGATGAGAAGAACGTCCGTCTGGTCAAGGGCAAAACACCAGGCGCCAAATGTTTCTGCTTCGTGGACATGGACTCCCACGAG CAAGTGACCCGTCTGGTGGACCTGCTGACGAAGCCCCGGCCCCTCTCCATTGATGGCGTCAGAGTTTACGCCGAGGTCGCCAAACCCCTCAAGAACCAGAA TTTCAGACGAGACGATAAGCCGGAGACGTCACTCTTGGGCTACCCCCCACCTGACGCCAACATGACAGCG cagcaacaacagttCTTACAGACTCTGCAGTTCCCACAGTCGCTGCCCCCGCTGCCAGTCAGTGGTGGGTTACAAG TTCCTGGAAATATGTTGGCTGGCGGTCTACATCCCCTGTTGCCAATGGACTCCAGTTATAACCAG GCAGTGGGCTATGGTGCAACGCCGGCCCTGGATGCCTCGTACCAGGCTGCAGGGCTCCAGGCTGCTGGCCTCCAGGTCGGGGGGCTCCAGGCTGCTGGGCTCCAGGGCTGTGGGACTCCAGGCTGCAGGACTCCAGGCTGCGGCA TGCCATCTACCCTGGATGGCTCAGAG AACTATGTTTATG GTTCTGAAGCTCCGGACGTATCTAATTACCTCTATGACGCGACTTCAGGATTCTACTATGATCCTGAAACCACGCTCTACTACGACCCCGGCTCCAGG TACTTCTACAACGCCCAGACGCAGGAGTACCTGTACTGGGACGCCAATACCAAGACCTACATCCCAGTGCCGGGCGGCACGCCGGCCCCCGCCACAGAGACCCAGTCTGTCGCCATGACGGCGGAGGTCCAGGCCATCCTGTCCAACCCGGCCGCCGACGCCCCCCTGGAGATGAAGAAGCCGTCGGAGCAGGCCGTCGCCCCGCCCGAGGTCCCCGACCCGGACCCCTCCCCGGCCccagcggtggcggcggcggcggccccgggccccagcgCCACCGGCACTAGCCCCACGCTCACCGCCGAGGAGGAGTCCGCCAGGCGGGAGAAGGAGGGCAAGGAGGAGAAGCCCCGGAGCCTGGCCGCAGTCAAG ATCATGAAGGACATGGAGCGCTGGGCGAAGATCCAGAACCGTCAGAAGGACAGCGTCCGCGCAGCGTCCCCCGTGCTGAGGATGGGGGCACACGACGACCGCAGGTCGTCCAAGGCGGCCGACGCTGGCTTCGCCGTCTTCGAGAGgaag GGCTCTGCTGGGGACGATCTGTTCAAGAAGCCTCTCGCTCCAGCAAAGAAGGACGAGAAGCTGAAG CGGCCCATGGGATCCCTGGGCCTGCTCGCGTCCGACTACGGCGCCGGCAGcgacgaggaggtggaggaggagaagacggagGCTCCGAGGAACCTCAAGAGCCAGGCTGAGGACAAGGAGGACAAGCTGACGGACTGGAAGAAGTTGGCCTGCCTGCTGTGCAGGAGACAGTTCCCCAACAAGGACGCTCTGATCCGCCACCAGCAGCTCTCTGACCTCCACAAG CAAAATATGGAGATCCATCTCAAGATCAAGAGGTCCAAGAGGGAGCTGGAGGCACTGGAGAACCAGGAGAAGGAA CTGAGCGCTAAAGAGACAGTCACGGTCACAGTCCCGCTGCGGTCGCCGGAgcccaagaagaagaaacacACGCACCACCACAACGCCTGGGCCGGAGGCTCCAG GGAAACGCACAAAGGCAGCGACCGACCGGGTTTAGGCTGTGAACCCGTAGAG AGGAAAAAGAAGGAGCCCGTGGTCTGGGACCACGCGACCTACAAGCAAGCGGTGCGAAAGGCCATGTTTGCCCGCTTCAAGGAGCTCGATTGA